The Photobacterium sp. TY1-4 DNA window CATCACGATGTCCTGAGCCACGAACACTTCAAACCAGTCTTTTGTCACTGTGGTTTCTTCGCACAATGCCCGCATTCCTTGCCAGGCGGGATCGTTCATCCAGTAGGATTTCGCCGCAGTTAGCGCCTCACTGCTGTTGTGATCCAAAAGTAGGGCGATGCGAGACAAATACTGGGCAATACCCAGCCGATCCATGCCGTTAAACAGCAAGGCTTGGGTCAGGACGGTGCCGTAGCCGAGAGAAGTGCCATACAAGTTGTTCAGGTTCGCGGTATGTTCAAGATGGCGAACCGGCACCAGAAAACGGATCACTTTGGCTTTGATGTCGTCGCTCAGTTGGTCCGCGAGATTGCGCTTTTCAAAAAATGCGTAATTGCTTTCCGCCGCATCCTGCATCTTGGAACGCTGCTGAACATAAGCGCCGTAGTAATACTGGCGGGGATCCCGAAACGCATACCAGTCTTCCATCACAATTGCGGTACGACGCGGGTCGTTTAATTCCATGTCCGGCTGCCAAAGCGGGCGATAATGGAAATACTTTTCCGACTGAATATCGTAACTGGCCTCCTGATAACGGGTCGCAGGCTTATCACCGAAGCGGCGTTCAGTATGCGCGTAAGTATTTCGGACCGGATCGAGTGTTGCGGTTTTAATTTCAATACTCATCAAACAATTCCCAGCTGATTCATGATTGCTGTTCAGACACATGGTTATGATTTTTCGACATCAGCGTATTTTCGCCGTAACGCCACTTATCCATATCAGCGTCGACGGCGGCCATCTGTTCGTCGGTCATATGTGTCACTTGGTTTACCTGACAAAACTGCTCAAAGGCTGCTTTGGGCATGATCAGTTCAACGAACAGGCCTGGCTCACCAATCGCGAAGTCGAATTCAACAAATCGAGCATCGTCAGGACTTCGGACTCTCACATACTTAGTGAGCTGCTCAAATCCCGAACGATGTTGTTCATCCATCCTTGCCTCCAACGCCTCCATGTTGCCTCCCTATTAGTTTTGCTGATTCAGGCTAATGCTCGGGTATCTCCCCTATCGCAGCGGGTATCCCCCTTAATGCAACGGGTATGCCACATCAGGTTTTAAACACACAAAAAAAGAGAAAAACAGGTATAAGCAACTGTTTATGAACAAAAATAAAATTCAATCATGAGCAAATCTGAGAAAGAAAAACGAGCAGGAGAGCGCGCCAAGTGTAAATAAAAAGTTAATAAAGTTTATCGAATGATAAATAGGCGTGACAGGAATAGATCATTTGATTAAGGTAATAATGCGTTTGAACATTAGCTGCGATTCGCACCTACTCACCTATTTTAATTAAAAGTGATTCATGGATTTCACTTGCGAAGCAATCATGTCACCCGTTTGATTTCGGGATTCAAGGAAAGGCAATGTTATGATGGATATTCGTACTTCCCCGCAACTTCCAGAACCTCACGACCTGATATCACAAATTAAATTTTCCAGTGAAGACGGAAAAGTCTGGTTTAATGAACAGCGTATGTTACTCATCCATTCAGCTGCGCTGGGGTTACTCAGAAAAGAGTTAATCGAAACCTTAGGTGTAAAAAGGGCCACCGGATTCTTGATGCGTTTTGGCTATTACTCGGGATTAAGAGATGCCGATATGCTGCATAAAATTCGTCCTGACTTTACCACGGAAGATGCCTTCCTGGCCGGGCCGCAACTGCATACCATCAAAGGCATGGCCAAAGTCGTGCCGACGAACCTGAGCTTTGATCTGGAAACCGGCCATTTCCACGGCGAGTTTGACTGGTACGACTCTTATGAAGCCGAGGTGCATCTTCATGAATACGGCCAATCCGACATGCCGATTTGCTGGACGCTGCTCGGCTACGCCAGTGGTTTTTCGAGCTACTACATGGGTCGAAAAATCATTTATCAGGAGACACAATGTACCGGATGTGGCAGCGAACATTGCCACATCGTCGGGAAACCGGCAGAAGAATGGGAGAACCAGACAGAGCTCGAACAAGCCCTCCAGCCCGACCCGATCATCGAAGAGCTTCTGGCGCTGCAGCAACAAGTGACAAGCCTCAAAGAGATTTATCACAACCCTGAATATGACGACTTATTGCTCAACTCTGTTGGTAATTCCGAGGCGTTTAAGTCGGTCTGCCATCTCATCGCCAAAGCCTCAAAAACCAAAGTCTCGGTCTTGCTACAAGGCGAAACCGGGGTCGGTAAAGAAGTGGTCGCCAGGGGGCTGCACCTGAGCAGCGATCGCAAAGATCAGCCTTTTGTCGCCGTCAACTGCGCCTGTATTCCGCCCGATCTGATTGAAGCGGAGCTGTTCGGGGTCGAAAAAGGCGCTTATACCGGTGCCACTCATTCGCGCGAAGGGAAATTCGAACGCGCCAATCAGGGAACAATCTTCCTCGATGAAGTCATTGAGCTCTCGCCCCGTGCCCAGGCGAGTTTATTGCGTGTTTTGCAAGAAGGTGAACTGGAGCGGGTCGGCGACAATCAACTGCGCACCATTGATGTCCGTGTCGTGGCCGCAACCAATGAGGATTTAAAATCCGCCGTCGAAAAAGGACGATTTCGGGCCGATCTCTATTACCGGCTGAATGTTTATCCGGTCCAAATCCCGCCCCTGCGTGAGCGACGCGAGGATATTCCGCTACTGATCGAGCACTTTCTGGAAAAATACCACGCCCTGTACCATAAACGGACCCTCGGGGTGACCGATAAAGCGCTGCAAGCCCTGATGCACTACAAATGGCCGGGAAATATCCGCGAGCTGGAAAACATGATCGAGCGGGGGATCATTTTGACGGAAAATAACCAGAGTATCGATTTAGAGAGTTTTTTCCCGTCACTGGCCGAGCCGACCCATCCACTGAATATCATCAACGCCAAAGGGCAGCTTGAACCCAAAGAACCCACCACAATTGATGACCACTGGATAGACAAGCAGCTGGACGATAACTTCAGCATTGATGTGTTAGAACGCCAGCTCATTCAACATGCGATGAACAAAGCCGATGGCAACGTCTCTCAGGCAGCCCGTCTGTTAGGACTCACCCGCCCGGCCCTGGCGTACCGGCTCAAAAAGATAGAGCTGGATTAATACCAATTCGTCACCACAGGGACCGAACCAAAAAGCCGCTGATTTACAGCGGTTTTCAAGCCCGAAAACCGCGGGCAGACAGACGAGATTCACAGCAAGTGTGTTCACAACAGACGCACGCCGACCAGACGGCCGGCGCGCGGTAAAGGGAGGTGTTTGTTTTATAACTTAGTGATTGAATACGTGTTGCGATCGTCGAACAGCGTGATGCGATAGCTTCCGGCACCTTGAGTGATCGCGATATCCGCCCCGCTCGCTTCCAGCTGGCCATCAGCGTCGTCATCCCCGTAATTCTGACGCCAGTCACCGAACACATCGAACTTGAATCGGGCATCAGCCTCGGCGCCAAATGTCGTCTCGACCTGCCAGGTGTGATCCGCAATGAGCGCCATGTCTGTCGTGCCCCAACCGTTATTGGTTCCCCGAATCATTAAGCTCGGCAGGTTGGCTGTAAACCCGCAGTCGCTACTGCACGGCTCACTCGTGATCACGAGCTTCTTGTCGGCATCAACCGAAGCAACGCCGGTACGGACAGAGATCAGATTTCCTTCCCGGATCCAGCCTTTACTACCGGTGCTTTCCAGTGCCTGACGATCAGCCAGCATCGGCAACGGTTCGCCGTTCAGAGTGACCGCCACCTTCTCGGTTACTGCGACCAGTGTGCGCACTTCGTTATTGCGCTCGCTGCTTGCACCGGCATAAGTCCCCTGTGCGGCATGAATGAGAATTTCAACGCCACTGCTGACAGGATTCTGGCTCAGCAAGGTTTCACGCACCTGATAATGCGGTCTCGACTGGGCATCATAGGTCTCAACTGTGCTGCCGTCATCTTCATACAGCGTGAAAATGCTCGCGGACTCCGACGGGAACACCTTGACGATCAATTCGTTGCGCGTGCTGCCATCCTGACGATGACCAAACACATCTTTGGTT harbors:
- a CDS encoding sigma-54-dependent Fis family transcriptional regulator; translation: MDIRTSPQLPEPHDLISQIKFSSEDGKVWFNEQRMLLIHSAALGLLRKELIETLGVKRATGFLMRFGYYSGLRDADMLHKIRPDFTTEDAFLAGPQLHTIKGMAKVVPTNLSFDLETGHFHGEFDWYDSYEAEVHLHEYGQSDMPICWTLLGYASGFSSYYMGRKIIYQETQCTGCGSEHCHIVGKPAEEWENQTELEQALQPDPIIEELLALQQQVTSLKEIYHNPEYDDLLLNSVGNSEAFKSVCHLIAKASKTKVSVLLQGETGVGKEVVARGLHLSSDRKDQPFVAVNCACIPPDLIEAELFGVEKGAYTGATHSREGKFERANQGTIFLDEVIELSPRAQASLLRVLQEGELERVGDNQLRTIDVRVVAATNEDLKSAVEKGRFRADLYYRLNVYPVQIPPLRERREDIPLLIEHFLEKYHALYHKRTLGVTDKALQALMHYKWPGNIRELENMIERGIILTENNQSIDLESFFPSLAEPTHPLNIINAKGQLEPKEPTTIDDHWIDKQLDDNFSIDVLERQLIQHAMNKADGNVSQAARLLGLTRPALAYRLKKIELD
- a CDS encoding phenol hydroxylase subunit; the encoded protein is MDEQHRSGFEQLTKYVRVRSPDDARFVEFDFAIGEPGLFVELIMPKAAFEQFCQVNQVTHMTDEQMAAVDADMDKWRYGENTLMSKNHNHVSEQQS
- a CDS encoding aromatic/alkene monooxygenase hydroxylase subunit beta, with translation MSIEIKTATLDPVRNTYAHTERRFGDKPATRYQEASYDIQSEKYFHYRPLWQPDMELNDPRRTAIVMEDWYAFRDPRQYYYGAYVQQRSKMQDAAESNYAFFEKRNLADQLSDDIKAKVIRFLVPVRHLEHTANLNNLYGTSLGYGTVLTQALLFNGMDRLGIAQYLSRIALLLDHNSSEALTAAKSYWMNDPAWQGMRALCEETTVTKDWFEVFVAQDIVMDCLVYDLVFNQFDQWLVAHGAQDIGMLTEFMRGWHADNSRWADAVLKTAVEESAQNLSLLETWISQWKAKAIAALAPVAKDMLDDAEAIDKAVAVLDKRLAKAGLLK